The window GCATGTTATAGCGGGAAAATGATGAAGGTTGAATAATAATTTCATAATCACCAGATTTTTTGAAAATGTTTCTGTCGATTTTTACGTTGGTTAAAAACTCATGTTCGTCAACTATGCCGCCATACTCCCAGGTAGTTGATTTGAAGATTATCTTATTGGTTTGCTTATCTCTTATTGAGATATAATAGATATAATCTTCATCTGACCTGTCTTTTACGATGGTTAGCTCGTCATCTTTTTCGGTGAAAATAAGTTTTGTTATATCCTTAGGTTCGGTAATCCAGCTGTAATCAACACCTTTATCAATAGTAAAGCGCTTTCTAATACCTTTGATTTTTGCCTTTGGAATTGGCTTACCATAAAGAACCGATTTTTCAATATCGAGTGGTTTTTCGATGCTGTAAACCAATACGGTAATGATTTTGCCTTTTACAGGAAAAGTACCCAGTATTGCAGAACGGAATATTTCTTCATCACCCCCGGCATGGGTATCTTTCAGCAGAGCTTCGTTAATCAGTTCATTTACAACCAATGGTTTATTATCGGATATTATGGTATACCGATAGTGCTGTATGTTAATATTTTTTCCAAAATTAATCGAGATACTTACCTGGCTTACTTCGGGTACATAACTAAAAAAAGTATTCGGTTGATTGGGAAATACATTGGCGTAATAAATGTTTTTTGCCGAACTGTCTACACACATGAGCAGTCTTCCACCGGCAGGGTATATGCGATTAAAGTTAATGCCTTTTTGTGCATTTACTGTAGCTAGCGCGATGATGAAACTGAGAAAAGTAAATACTATTTTTTTCATAATGTTAAGTTGAATTTTCATCAAACTTGCGGCAATAATAACAAAACTAAAACCATAAAACAGTAAAGGCAGTGTTTAGAATAGTAGCCATATCATTTTGTGCAGTATTGGAATGTTGCCTTCAAAAAAGGAATAGCTTAGTGGATTTAAAGATCTCCTGAATTATAAAGTAAAAAATAGAAGGTTTTTTACGCTAAACCCTCAGTTATTGCGGTTTTTAAGCTAAAATAAAAAAGGATTGCGTTTCTGGCCGCAATCCTTTTTTGTTTTAATAAACCAGTTACCGTTAAGGTAATGTGCTGGTTTTCGGTTTTAAATGTAAGTTAATCTAATCCGTTTTTTTCGGGTCAGTATTTTCCATCCGTGTACTTGTTCTAAAAACAGGTACACTGTAATCTTTTGGCAAATGCGCTGCAGGTATGGTGGTTTCATTTCCATCGCGCAATGCTTTATAATGTGGCGACATAATTTCTACGCCGGCTTCGTTAAAAATATCTTGTATGTTGGCATGCAGGCTGGAGTATATTAAGGCCTGTTTATTGGGCGATTTGGTGTGTGCATTTATGCAGTAGCTAACATAATAATCGTCAAGGCTGGTTTGTAGCACATAAGGCTTAGGGTCGGCCTCTATCATATCCGAACTCAGTGCGGCATCAATAAGCAGTTGATGTACCTGGCGCCAGGGCGCATCGTAACCAATGGTAACCGTAGTGTGTATAATGAGGCCTTTTTCTGATGCTTCTACACTGTAGTTAATGGTGTGGTTGCTCATCACAGTCGAATTGGGAATCGAAACTACTTCGTTCTGGATAGTTCTTACCCGGGTAACCAAAAGGGTTTTCTCGATAATATCGCCCGTTACCTCACCAATTTTTACACGGTCTCCAATTCTGAAAGCCCGCATGTAAGTGAGTACCAGGCCGGCAACCACGTTACCCAAAGCCCCGGCCGAGCCGAAGGTGAACAGAACGCCCATAAATACCGATACGCCTTTAAACACACCAGAGTCTGAGCCTGGCAGGTACGGAAAGATAACAATAAGCATAAAGGCCAAAATAAGTACCCTAATGATTTGGTAAGTAGGGTTGGCCCAATCTTTATAAAAGCCTGGTATGGTAAGTTTGCCACGTTCTACCTCTGTTTTAATAAAGCGCACAAACCGCAGTACATAGCGGAAAACCACCAGCAATACCAGTATTGTCATTAAATCGGGAATGTAATTCCAAATGGCACTTCCTATTTTTTTTAAAGGGCCCAGAATATAGGCCAAAAGATTTTCGGAAAGATCTTTGGTAAATGGAAATATACCAAACAGCACCGGCAGGGCCAGATAAATTAACAGGATGATAATTATCCACCGGGCAATAGATAAGGCGGCACCGATTACCCAAAGCTGCCGGTCGGGATCTAAAAGTTGATAATTTTTAATCCTGATGCCATCTTTAAGCCGCCCTTCGCTTTTAAGTAGTTTGGCGGTGAGGGTTCTAAACAGCCGGTTTACCAGGTATACCAGGCCAATAACCACCGCTATTACCAATAAGGTGAGTAAAATTTCTTTTATTATTACCTGCAGGCTGTTTTCATCGCGATAATTGATTACAGATTTGCCTACTGCAGCTTTAACATCGGCTGATAGGGTATTAATATCTTTTTTTGCCCAGATGGCATCTTCTTCGTTGATGGATAGGAGCAAATTATTTCCATAAATCAGGTCGATTGAGCTTTCGGCCTGGCTAAGTTTTAGCGAATCGGTATGGAAGGTTGTACCACCGGCAATTTTTTCTAAACGGTTGGCAATGGCCTGCGCACGATCGGCTGCGCTGAAACTGCCAAGTTTGGCGTAAATATAAAATAGCGTATCGCGGTTAAAAACTACGGGAACTCCTTTAATAAACTTCCTGAGCGAATCGATCTGTTTTACCTGCTTTACTTGCTGAAGCGAATCTTTCTTTTTCAATGCGCCAAGTTCGAGCAACAAGCGGTTACGTTCGGTATCATCTCCTTTACCCAAAGCATTTACCTGTTTTTGAAGTACATCGCGTTTTAAGGAGTCTGCAATCCGTTCGGCCGATAACTGGCTCACGCGGTCGAGCCCACTGTTCATTTTTTTAATCTGTGTAGAATCGACAGGTTTTTTTAGGCTATCAGTTTGGGCATAAAGTTGGGTTCCGAGAAAAACCAAAGCAAAAAGATGGAGGGTAAAAAGTCTTTTCATAATCGTTTGTACTTGGTTAAATGTAATTAAAATTAGGCTGATAATGATTTTTGGTACTTAAGTTTATCCAGAAAAATAGTTCAATTGCTTTTCAGCGGTAAATTGTTCAAATTTAACAGCTCAATTAGCATAAGCCTGAAAAGTAATTTAGTATTTGTATACAAAATTATTTTTATACTTAACAAATTGTTAATACGGATAGAATTGTATATTTAACATCTAAATGGTTTTTTTGCATTGAAATTTAGGCAGGGTAATGGGTGATTATAATCTGAATACTGATGATGAGCTTTTACTACTTCTGAAGGAGCGTAACCACCGCGCCTATGCAGAAATTTACCAGCGCTACTGGGCCATGCTGTTCCGTTATGCGCGTAAAATACTCCAAAACGACGAAGAATCGAGGGATGTAGTACAGGATGTTTTTGTGATGTTATGGTCGAAATCTGAAGCACTCGAAATCCACACTTCCTTATCCTGTTTTCTGTATGCCGCCGTGCGCAACAGTATCCTTAAACTTTTTCAGCGCGGAAAGGTAAAAAACAACTATTTAAATTCGCTCGAAAAATTTATCGAAGCCGGCAACAATACCACCGATCATTTGGTACGCAACCGCGAACTGGCCAAACGCATCGAACTCGAAGTTGCGCAGCTGCCCGCAAAAATGCGCGAGGTTTTTGAACTAAGCCGCAATGCACATTTATCCCATCGCGAAATTGCTGTGCGCATGGATATTTCTGATAAAACCGTTAAAAAACAAATGAATAATGCCTTAAAAATACTCCGTTTAAAACTGGGCAGTTTATTCGTTTTGATCTTCTGATTTTACCCGATTAATTTTTTTTTATTTTTTTTATTTTTTTCTACGCCCTGGCCGCGGGCAAATGTTCATAACCATACATCAACCTATAAGTGTTAGTTATGGAGCATAAAAGAGCTGAAGCATTACTGGAAAAATATCTGGCCGGGCATTGTACGCCCGAGGAAGTGGCTATTGTAGAGTCGTGGTACCTGCAAGTAACCGAAAATCCTGAGGCTTTAGCTCCCGAACCGGATTATGCTTCGCTTGGAGATAGCATGTGGGGCACCATACAAGAGCGAAACAATCCGCCTAAAAAAGTAAAACTGCAATGGGGCTGGGCTGCAGCAGCAGTTATTTTGCTGGCGCTTGGCTTTGGTTTATATCAATACAAAAATACCAGTCAGCCCGAAATGCAAAGTGTTGGGTATTTAGTTAAAAACGATATTAAACCCGGCGGAAATAAAGCTTTTCTTACACTGGCCAATGGGGCTAAAATTTCGCTCGATGATACACAGAATGGTAAAATAGCCGAACAGCAAGGTGTAAGCATTACCAAAACAGCTAAGGGCGAGTTGGTTTATACTGCTAAAAATGCCACTGCACAATGGCTTGCAGGGAAACAGCAATTTAATACTATAGAAACGCCAAAAGGTGGCCAGTACCAGATAAACCTGCCCGATGGTACCAAAGTATGGCTAAACGCGGCTTCATCTTTAAAATATCCTACATCTTTTGCCAGTACAGGTCGCGAGGTACAGCTTAAAGGCGAAGCCTATTTTGAAGTGGCTAAAAAAACTACACAGGGGCAGCGGGTTCCGTTTACTGTAAAAACCGAAACGCAGGTGGTAGAAGTTTTGGGTACGCATTTCAACATTAACAGTTACAATAACGAAGAAAATACCAAAACCACACTGGTTGAAGGATCGGTAAGGGTTACACCTGTTACCGGATCGGGAAATTTAGCTGTACTGGCCAAAGTTTTGAAACCCGGCGAACAATCGTTGTTAAAAGGATCGTCGGTTAAAATAACAGCAGTAGAAACCGAAGAGGCCCTGGCCTGGAAAGAAGGCCTTTTTATGTTTGATAATGAAAACCTCGAAAGTATTATGCATAAAGTAGCCAGGTGGTATGATGTAGAGGTGGTATTTAAGGATAAAGTTTTATTGACTAAAGATTATAGCGGTACCGTTTCCAGGTTTGGAAATGTATCGCAGGTGCTTAAAAAGTTAGAATTAACGGGATCAGTTCATTTTAATATCGAAGGAAGGAGGATTGTAGTAATGAAATAAACCTTAAAACTGCAATCCAAAAAAAAGTCAGCAATGCTACCAACATTACTGACCCTGAACCGGCGTAAACCGGCTAATGTTTGGATCAGTTCAAAATAAACTATGCGATAGAATAATAGAAACCAAAACAAACAAACAAATGTATATAAATTCTGCTAATAATTTTTGCAGGTATAGCTCCTGCATGACCAAATTTTTGCTAGTGATGAAACTCCTTATAGTTTTAATGGTAACTGCTTTACTACAGGCAAGTGCTGCAACAAGCAATGCCCAGAGCCTTTCTCTAGTTAATAAACACATTACCATTAAGCAGGTTTTCAAAGAAATTAGAAAACAAACCGGCTATAATGTATTGTGGGAAGCCGATAAATTACAAACCAACCAAACCATTAATGTAAGTTTTAATAATACCCCACTTGATGAGGTATTGAAAAAATGCCTGGCAGGCAAACCATTAACCTACGCCATTGATGAAAAAACAGTGATTATTAAAGCTGCCGAAATTTCGGTATTTGAAAAACTGTTAAACCTGTTTAAAAACATCGAGGTAAGTGGTAAAGTGGTAGATGAAAAGGGCGGCGCTATGCCCAACACCTCCATACTGATTAAGGGAACCAAAATTTTTCATAAAACAGACGAAGGCGGAAACTTTAAATTTACAATAGCCGGAGAGGGCGCAGTTTTAGTGGTATCGTACCTGGGTTACAAAACCCAGGAGGTACCGGTAAATAAAAGTGGAAGTTTAACCATTTCGCTGCAGCCTGATATGGCCGACTTGGAAGATGTAGTGGTAGTAGGTTACGGAACACAGAAACGGGCAAACTTAACTGGTGCAGTTGATGCAATAAGTGCCAAACAATTAGAAAACAGGCCAATTGCCAATATTGGGCAGGGTTTACAGGGCTTAATTCCGAATTTAAATATTTCTATTGCCAATGGCAGGCCCAATACGGCGCCCGATTTCAATATCAGGGGATTTACCTCTATTAATGGTGGTGCACCTTTAATATTGGTAGATAACGTACCTTTCAGCAGTTCCGATTTGTTAACACTTAACCCTGCCGATATAGAAAGTGTATCGGTATTAAAAGATGCAGCTTCATCGGCCATTTATGGTGCGAGAGCACCATTTGGGGTTGTTTTAATTGTTACCCGCACAGCAAAAAGCAGCAAATTAAATGTTGGGGTAAACAGTTATATGGCCTACCGTACCGTAGGTAAATTGCCAGAAGTGGTTACCGATCCGTACCAGGTATTGAAAGCTAAAAACGAAGCCGCCTTTCCTTTGTACAACCCAGCCTATAGCGCTACATTGGTAGAAGCGGCCAGGTTACGCTCATTAGATCCTTCGTTGCCAGATGTAATTACCGATCCAACCGACCCGAACAAATGGTTCTACATCGGATCGACAGATTGGCTTAGAGAAGCTTACAATCAATCGGCACCAACTTACAATGTGGGCGTAAATGTATCTAAAAGGGCCGAACAGGTGAGTTACTATCTTTCTGCCAATTATTACAGGCAGAATGGAATGATCAAGAATGCAAATGAAAACAACAACATTTATAACCTACGTGGAAAAGTTGATTTGAATGTAACCAAATGGCTTACGCTCTCTAACAACACCATGTTAACCTCTACCTTTTACGAGGCTCCTACCTTTATTGATGGAAACTATTTCTGGAATATAAACCGTACCAACGTAACCGATATTCCGCGCAACCCCGATGGTTCGTGGACTTCGGCAGGTGCATCTTTGTTAGGTGCAGTGCAAGAAGGTGGCCGCAAAACTTTAAGCTCGAACACGGTGCAAACCACTTTCTCTTTCGATGCTTCGCTGGTTAAAAATATCTGGAGTTTAAAGGGCGATGCAACTTTAAGGCGGGTAAATAACCTAAACAAATCATACGAAATTCCGGTGCCATATAAAACCGGACCTAACTTATCACCTCCTTTATCTACTTCCACTTCGGCAGCCGATCAGCATGCAAATACCAAATACAATATTATTAACCTGTATACCGAAGCACACAAAAAGCTAGGGAACCATTTTGTATCGGGTTTGGTAGGTTACAACCAGGAGGAATTGCGTTACAATGCCTTTACAGCTTCGCGCAAATTGTTAATTTCCAATAGCCTGCCTTCTATAAATCTGGCTACCGGCGATCAAACGGTAAGCGAAAGCATTTCTGAATGGGCAGTACAAGGACTTTTTTACCGCGTAAACTATAATTTTAAAGAACGTTACCTGTTGGAGTTAAATGGCCGTTATGATGGTTCATCGCGTTTTGCACCAGGTAAAAGATGGGTTTTTGTTCCTTCAGGCTCGGCAGGCTGGTTACTATCTGACGAGAAGTTTTTTGCCCCGGTAAAACAATTTTTAGCAATGGATATGTTTAAAATCAGAGGTTCTTACGGTGTGCTGGGTAACCAGGCCGCTGTAGGAGAGTACGATTACCTGTCGAAAATGACCAGCGGTAAAACCTCGCAGATTTTGGGCGGTGCACAACCAACTTATGTTAATCCGCCGGCAGCTATCTCAAGTAATTTTACCTGGGAAAAGGTATCATCTGTAAACCTCGGTATCGATGCGGCTTTCTTCAAAAACAGGTTAGAGGTGAATTTTGACCGTTACACCCGTTTTACTAAAAATATGCTCGTAGCTGGTAAACCTTTACCTGGAGTTTTTGGAACAGCATCGCCAACTACCAATGCTGCCGATTTAAAAACCAAGGGCTGGGAGTTAAAACTGGGTTGGAAAGATCAGGCTACTTTAGGTGGTTCGCCATTTAGTTACAATGTAGTGCTGGCCTTAAGTGATAGCAGAACTTACATTACCCGTTTCGATAACCCAAATAAATTGCTGACTGGTGTTTCATTTTACGAGGGCATGGAGTTAGGCGAAATATGGGGGCTGGAGGCCGAAGGCTTTTTCCAGAATGCTGATGAGTTGAAAAACCACGCCAACCAAACTGCAGTAGGTACCGACGATCAGCGTTATCAGTATTTTGTGGGCGATATTAAATTTAAAGACCGCAACAACGATGGTAAAATAGACTTTGGTAATAAAACAGTTGATAACCCTGGCGATTACTACAAACTGGGTAACAACAGAAACCGCCTTCCGTACAGTATCGATTTATCTGGTGCATGGAAAGGTTTCGATTTACGCGTGTACATTCAGGGCGTGGCCAAAAGAGATTGGTATGCTGATGGTAGCAACATTTATTTCTGGGGAATTTATGCACAGCCATGGACCAACGTTACCGTGCAAAACCTCGATCACTGGAGCCCTGAAACCCCAAATGCTTATTTCCCGAGGATAAAAGCCTATGCTGCTGAAGATACCGGAGAGGAATTGGGTATTCCGAATACCAAATACCTGCAAGATGCTTCGTACATGCGTGTTAAAAACATTACACTGGGTTATACTTTACCTAAAAGTTTATTAAAACGTGCTAAAATCGAAAATGTACACTTTTATGTAAGTGGCGAAAATTTATTCGAACACTCCAACCTAAAAGTGAAACTAGATCCAGAAGGCCTGGGCGGAAGTATCTATCCATTTCAACGTACTTATTCATTTGGTCTGAACTTTAATTTCTAATACTAAACAGATGAAAACAAAATATTACATCAATATATTAGTGGTTATCCTCACCGTTGGCTTTTTGGCCGGATGTAAGAAGGATTTTTTAGACCGCATTCCGGAAACCACCATTACCCCGAACGAGTTTTTTAAAACCACAGCCGATTTGGAAACCTACAGCAATGGTTTTTATGGCATGTTTGGTGCCGGTACCGACGATGTTTTTTCAGACAATATATCGGTTTACCTGGGCGGGCATGAAATGGATAACATGATTAGGGGCAAAATTACGCCCGCTAACGTTGGTGGCTGGAGCTGGGGCAACCTGCGCACCATCAATTACATGATCAATAATCTTCAAAATGTAAAAGGCGATGCAGCTACCATTAAGCACTTTGTTGGTATTGCCCGTTTTTACAGGGGGATATTTTATTATAACATGATTCGCAGATATGGCGATGTACCTTATTACAATACGGTTTTAGGTACCAATGATGAAGCGCAGCTTTATAAAGCCAAAGATCCACGAACGCTGGTAGCGGATTCGGTTGTTGCCGACCTGGAATATGCTGCCGCCAACGTGCTGCCAACAGGAACCAATACCCGCGTAACCAAATGGGCTGCATTAACGGTTTTATCGAGGTTTTGCCTGTACGAAGGTACTTTTAGGAAATACCACGATGAACTGGGCTTACAAAGTTCGGCCAATACCTTTTTGCAAAGGGCTGCATCTGCTTCTAAATCGGTAATGACCGATGGTGGTTTTAGCATTTACAATACCGGTAAAAAAGGAGAAGATTACCAGAAACTGTTTACCAGCGAAGATTTAAGCGGTATTAAAGAAATCATCTTTTACGATGATTATAACCGAGCTTTAAACCGGTCTAATAGCACACATTATGTGTTCGATTGGCAATGGTCGTTAAGCAAAAGTTTAATCGATACCTATTTAATGACAGATGGAACGGCTTTCACCTCAACAACCGATTGGGACAAGAAGCCTTACTCCGAAATCTTCAAAAACCGCGATGCAAGGATGGCGGTAACGGTTGCGCCTCCCGGATTTTCGACTACTTTGGGTGGAGCGCCAAATAAAACCCGGCCAACTTTTGGCGGTTATCCTCAAATTAAGTTTTATGCTATAGATCCTGTCAGCAAATCATATACTGAGTTTACCGACCTGCCAATATTACGTTATGCAGAGGTATTGTTAATTAATGCTGAGGCCAAAGCAGAGCTGGGTACCCTAAGCCAAACCGATTTAGACCTGACCATTAATGTGTTGCGCAACCGCGCTGGTGTAGCAGCATTGAATATGGTTACTGCAAATGCCAGTCCCGATAACGTTTTGGCAGCCATGTACCCTGCGGTTAATGGTGTTAACAAAGGTGTGCTATTAGAAATCCGCCGCGAACGCAATGTAGAGCTGGCCTGCGAAGGTTTCAGGTTTGCAGATTTGTTGCGTTGGAAAGCTGGTAAATTATTAGAGAAACCTACCCAGGGTATGTACGTGGCTAAGCTGGGTGCTTACGATGTTACCGGAGATGGGGTAGAAGATGTTGCCATTTTGCAGGCCGCAGGTCAGGAAACACCACTTGATGGTTTACCTGCTGATGTTAAAGCTAAACTGGTAAAATATTATTTAAGCGATAATAGTTTTTATCTGAGCAACGGCACTTCGGGCTTCGTTATGTTCCCCGAAAACCAAACCAACCCAAGGTCGTTTATCGAGCCGAAGTATTATTATTACCCAATACCAATGCAGCAGATTTTACTAAACCCGCAACTTAAACAACCAACAGGTTGGTAATAGTATAAATCAATAGTATAAATAAGAGACCGTCATCTCGACTGAAGCGCAGTCCCGACATTAAGTCGGGAGAGAGAGCTATTACTAAAATTCTCGACATCGTCGCACTTCGTTCGAAATGACGGTCTCTTTAACCACAACACAAATGAACATGAAAAGAAGAAGTTTATTAAAAGCACTCCCATTGGCTACCGCTGCATTGGCCCTTGGCGATTTAAACGCCGTTGCATCGGCACCCGCAGAAAAAGATAAGAAGAAAAAACTGGTATTAACCATTGCGCATATTACCGATGTACACATCCGTCAGGGCGATAATGCACCGGCAAGGTTTGAAAAATGCCTGCAAAAGATTAAAGACCTTAAAGTAGATTTTTTTCTCAACGGAGGTGATAGCATCCACGCAGCCGATTATAACGATATTAAACGCGAAAGTGTGGTAGAGCAATGGGGGATATGGGATAAATGCATTAAACAGCTTGATGGCTATGAACTGCACAGCTGTATTGGTAACCACGATATCTGGTGGGCAGCCCCCTCAAAAGAGGATGAAATGTATGGTAAAGATTACGTGGTAAAAAGGCTCAAAATTCCTAACCGTTATTATAGTTTCAGTAAAAATGGCTGGCATTTTATCATTTTGGATGGGAACAATAAAAATACCGCATTAGATGCCGAACAATACAAGTGGCTGGAAAGTGAATTAGAAAAGCTACCGGCAAATACACCGGTATTGCTCATGTCGCACTACCCGATATTAACGGTAACAGGTACCTGGGAAGGTGGGCAACATGGCGATCATAAAGAATTGAAACAGCTTTTTTATAAGCATAAAGATAAGGTGAAGGTTTGCCTCAGCGGTCACCAGCATTTGCTGGATAGGGCCTGGTACAATGGTGTAGAGTATTATTGCAACGGTGCCATGAGCGGTTTTTGGTGGGGTAAAGGCGATAAACGTTCTGCCCAGCCTTATTACTACCAGGAAACACCTCCAGGTTATGCCATTTTAAAGCTGTATAGTGATGGTACGCTCGAAAACAAATATATCGTAGAAACAGAAGGTCAATCGTAACTGAAATTTGGTTTCTACTTTGATAAAGTGCCGCCGAAAGGTGGCACTTTGTTTTTATATAAGTTCTACTACTGAGGTTATCCAGTCCCCCTTTGAAGGGGTAGGGGGATGATTAGGTACATTACAAAGCACCTTTAAAAGTTTCCCAAGGGTTAATTTATTGGATAAAAATCAATATTAGTTACAGCTCCTTCGGAGTCGTCATTTCGAGCGAAGTGCAGCGTAGTCGAGAACCACGAAGTGCTCAGCGAAGCTAAATCTTATTAGATAGATCTCTCCCTGCCCGAAGCAGGCGGGCGCTCCACTGCGTTCCGGTCGAGATGACGTTTCAAAAAAAAAGGATTACCCATTGTTCAGGTAATCCTTTTATTACTTTATAATGAAGTGCATCGGTTACAACAATGCCCGGTCTAAGTGCACATAACCACCATCAACATGAATAAGCTGACCTGTAGTATGGCTCGATTTATCTGACAATAAGAACACTGCTGTATTGGCGATCTCCTCTACGGTGGTCATCCGGTTCTCAAAAGGGATTTTATCGGTAATGCTTTTCAGTTTCTCTTCCGGCTGATCGAATGTGCTGATCCATTTTTGATAGAGGGGAGTCCAGGCCTCGGCCACGATAATGGCGTTAACGCGGATGCCGTATTGCAATAACTCAACCGCCCATTCGCGGGTTAAGGCATTACGCGCACCATTAGCTGCTGCATAACCCGATGTACCACCCTGACCGGTTTCAGCAGTTTTACTGCCAATGTTTAAGATTGAACCCTTATTCTTTTTCAGCTCAGGCAAAACGTGCTGGGCCAATAAATAATAATGTACTACGTTTTTGTGTAACGATTCCATAAAAGCCTCGTAGGTGCCGCTTTCGAGGCCTACGCCGTCGTTAACCCCGGCATTGTTAACCAAACCATCAATGCGGTTGTATTTGGCTAATATGGCATCAACTATATTTTTACAACTATCGGGTGCAGTTAGTTCGGCAGTAAAATAATCGCCATTCAATCCAAGGTCTTTAATTTCCTGCAACATGCTCTGGTTATCGGCTTCGTTACGGCCAATAATGATGGGGAATGCGTTTTCAATTGCCAAAGCTTTAACAATTGCTGCGCCAATGCCTTTTGCACCACCACTTACCAAAATTATTTTTCCTTTTAAATTTAAATCCATATTAGGGGATATTTTTATTTATTGTTTTAAAACAGGACAGATG is drawn from Pedobacter sp. HDW13 and contains these coding sequences:
- a CDS encoding sensor histidine kinase, with the protein product MKKIVFTFLSFIIALATVNAQKGINFNRIYPAGGRLLMCVDSSAKNIYYANVFPNQPNTFFSYVPEVSQVSISINFGKNINIQHYRYTIISDNKPLVVNELINEALLKDTHAGGDEEIFRSAILGTFPVKGKIITVLVYSIEKPLDIEKSVLYGKPIPKAKIKGIRKRFTIDKGVDYSWITEPKDITKLIFTEKDDELTIVKDRSDEDYIYYISIRDKQTNKIIFKSTTWEYGGIVDEHEFLTNVKIDRNIFKKSGDYEIIIQPSSFSRYNMPQKEMEKYTTRHTLSITLAEENYSKRELFIYAFIVALLIGLVFLVVLYFVKKRNKKKLEENEQQKNSAKLQLNYVRSQLNPHFLFNALSGIQNLMNKNEIDNVNKYLSKFARLTRNVLDDRELISLSQEKTLLDDYLQMEQLRFGFTYEIKHAENLDLAIIEIPGMLLQPFVENAVKHGISKKAADGKIIITFVEQGNDLVLTVSDNGNGFDTEKKHNGLGLQLSNSRIALLNNIYKENRFTLAIQATHNGTKISLTLTDWL
- a CDS encoding mechanosensitive ion channel family protein yields the protein MKRLFTLHLFALVFLGTQLYAQTDSLKKPVDSTQIKKMNSGLDRVSQLSAERIADSLKRDVLQKQVNALGKGDDTERNRLLLELGALKKKDSLQQVKQVKQIDSLRKFIKGVPVVFNRDTLFYIYAKLGSFSAADRAQAIANRLEKIAGGTTFHTDSLKLSQAESSIDLIYGNNLLLSINEEDAIWAKKDINTLSADVKAAVGKSVINYRDENSLQVIIKEILLTLLVIAVVIGLVYLVNRLFRTLTAKLLKSEGRLKDGIRIKNYQLLDPDRQLWVIGAALSIARWIIIILLIYLALPVLFGIFPFTKDLSENLLAYILGPLKKIGSAIWNYIPDLMTILVLLVVFRYVLRFVRFIKTEVERGKLTIPGFYKDWANPTYQIIRVLILAFMLIVIFPYLPGSDSGVFKGVSVFMGVLFTFGSAGALGNVVAGLVLTYMRAFRIGDRVKIGEVTGDIIEKTLLVTRVRTIQNEVVSIPNSTVMSNHTINYSVEASEKGLIIHTTVTIGYDAPWRQVHQLLIDAALSSDMIEADPKPYVLQTSLDDYYVSYCINAHTKSPNKQALIYSSLHANIQDIFNEAGVEIMSPHYKALRDGNETTIPAAHLPKDYSVPVFRTSTRMENTDPKKTD
- a CDS encoding RNA polymerase sigma factor, whose product is MGDYNLNTDDELLLLLKERNHRAYAEIYQRYWAMLFRYARKILQNDEESRDVVQDVFVMLWSKSEALEIHTSLSCFLYAAVRNSILKLFQRGKVKNNYLNSLEKFIEAGNNTTDHLVRNRELAKRIELEVAQLPAKMREVFELSRNAHLSHREIAVRMDISDKTVKKQMNNALKILRLKLGSLFVLIF
- a CDS encoding FecR family protein, giving the protein MEHKRAEALLEKYLAGHCTPEEVAIVESWYLQVTENPEALAPEPDYASLGDSMWGTIQERNNPPKKVKLQWGWAAAAVILLALGFGLYQYKNTSQPEMQSVGYLVKNDIKPGGNKAFLTLANGAKISLDDTQNGKIAEQQGVSITKTAKGELVYTAKNATAQWLAGKQQFNTIETPKGGQYQINLPDGTKVWLNAASSLKYPTSFASTGREVQLKGEAYFEVAKKTTQGQRVPFTVKTETQVVEVLGTHFNINSYNNEENTKTTLVEGSVRVTPVTGSGNLAVLAKVLKPGEQSLLKGSSVKITAVETEEALAWKEGLFMFDNENLESIMHKVARWYDVEVVFKDKVLLTKDYSGTVSRFGNVSQVLKKLELTGSVHFNIEGRRIVVMK
- a CDS encoding TonB-dependent receptor; this encodes MKLLIVLMVTALLQASAATSNAQSLSLVNKHITIKQVFKEIRKQTGYNVLWEADKLQTNQTINVSFNNTPLDEVLKKCLAGKPLTYAIDEKTVIIKAAEISVFEKLLNLFKNIEVSGKVVDEKGGAMPNTSILIKGTKIFHKTDEGGNFKFTIAGEGAVLVVSYLGYKTQEVPVNKSGSLTISLQPDMADLEDVVVVGYGTQKRANLTGAVDAISAKQLENRPIANIGQGLQGLIPNLNISIANGRPNTAPDFNIRGFTSINGGAPLILVDNVPFSSSDLLTLNPADIESVSVLKDAASSAIYGARAPFGVVLIVTRTAKSSKLNVGVNSYMAYRTVGKLPEVVTDPYQVLKAKNEAAFPLYNPAYSATLVEAARLRSLDPSLPDVITDPTDPNKWFYIGSTDWLREAYNQSAPTYNVGVNVSKRAEQVSYYLSANYYRQNGMIKNANENNNIYNLRGKVDLNVTKWLTLSNNTMLTSTFYEAPTFIDGNYFWNINRTNVTDIPRNPDGSWTSAGASLLGAVQEGGRKTLSSNTVQTTFSFDASLVKNIWSLKGDATLRRVNNLNKSYEIPVPYKTGPNLSPPLSTSTSAADQHANTKYNIINLYTEAHKKLGNHFVSGLVGYNQEELRYNAFTASRKLLISNSLPSINLATGDQTVSESISEWAVQGLFYRVNYNFKERYLLELNGRYDGSSRFAPGKRWVFVPSGSAGWLLSDEKFFAPVKQFLAMDMFKIRGSYGVLGNQAAVGEYDYLSKMTSGKTSQILGGAQPTYVNPPAAISSNFTWEKVSSVNLGIDAAFFKNRLEVNFDRYTRFTKNMLVAGKPLPGVFGTASPTTNAADLKTKGWELKLGWKDQATLGGSPFSYNVVLALSDSRTYITRFDNPNKLLTGVSFYEGMELGEIWGLEAEGFFQNADELKNHANQTAVGTDDQRYQYFVGDIKFKDRNNDGKIDFGNKTVDNPGDYYKLGNNRNRLPYSIDLSGAWKGFDLRVYIQGVAKRDWYADGSNIYFWGIYAQPWTNVTVQNLDHWSPETPNAYFPRIKAYAAEDTGEELGIPNTKYLQDASYMRVKNITLGYTLPKSLLKRAKIENVHFYVSGENLFEHSNLKVKLDPEGLGGSIYPFQRTYSFGLNFNF